The Candidatus Bathyarchaeia archaeon DNA segment AGGGAAAGGTTTCGACATGGTTGTGGCTACAATAGGCGTGGTGACGCGTGAAAAGATAATTTATGGGAGAAACATAAAGGCAGGCGACTCGATTATTGGCTTGCGGAGTTCTGGAGTTCACAGTAATGGCGTGTCTTTGGCTAGGAAGATTCTTTTCAAAAAGTGGGGTGGCATGTATGAGCCTCATGACATTCCAGAGGGGCTAGACCGTGAGGTTGTTTTGGAGGCTTTGGAGCCTATGAAAATTTATGTTAAGCCATTGCTCAAAGTTGCTGATGTGCTTAAGGTGAAGGCGGCAGTGCATATTACGGGCGATGCGTATCTTAAATTTGACAATTTAGCAAGATTCTCGAAAGGCGTAGGCTTTGAATTTGACAACTTTAAGCCTCAACCAATCTTTGAGTTAATTCAGAAAACTGCTTCAAAGTTGGGCAAGACAATAACTGATGAGGAGATGTTCAAGACGTTCAACATGGGTTGGGGTTTCGCAGTAATAGTGGATAAAAGAGACAAGGATGAGGCTGTGGATGTTTTGGAGAAGACAGGTGCGCAGGCGGAGCAAATAGGCAACGTGACCGACAACGCGGGCATAAAAATTCATTATAGAGACAAGAAAATAATTTTGAAGTGGTAATTTGCCTTGTTATTGATAAAAGCGTTTAAATTCCATAAAATTCAAACTTAACCCATGAAATACCGTTTAAAAATTGAAGTTAACCTTAAACCTGGACATAGCGACCCCGAAGGCGAAACAACTGAGCGCTTGCTGAGAGAGCTTGGGTATAAAGTTAAAACGGTTAATGTGGGCAAAGTTTACCGTGTAATTCTTAATGCTGATTCGAGAAAGGAGGCTGAAGTGAAGGCTGATGAAATGTGTAGAAGGCTTCTGGCGAATCCAACAAAAGACAACTACACAGTAACGATTGAGGAAGAAAAATGAACGGCAGCTTGTATATCCGCAGAAAAACGGCCTTTCCAATTTTTGAAATAAACGTGTTCGAGGCTACAGACCAGCAACTGTTGGAAATCAGTCGAGAACTTGGCATAGGATTAAATTTGCATGAGATGAAGGCAGTCCAAGAATATTTTAGGAAAAAAGGGCGTAATCCAACTGATGTGGAGCTTCAGACCATCGGGCAAACGTGGTCGGAGCATTGTTTTCACAAGACATTTAAAGGCAAGATAAATGTGGGCGAAAAAGAGATTGACAGCCTCTTTAAAACATACATTGTAAGGGCTACGGATGAGATTAATCCAAAATGGTGTTTTTCTGTTTTTGAAGATAATGCGGGTATTATACGATTTGACAGGGGCTATGGTGTAGCGGCTAAGGTTGAGACGCATAATCATCCTTCTGCTGTAGAGCCGTTTGGCGGAGCCGCGACTGGTGTGGGCGGCGTCATCCGAGACATTTTGGGAGTGTGGGCTGACCCGATTGTATGCACGGATGTTTTAGGTTTTGGACCATTAGATTTCGATTATAGTAAGCTTCCAGCTGGAGTGAAGCATCCAAAATATATTTACATGGGTGTCGTAGCAGGTATTGGAAGCTACGGCAACAACATGGGCATTCCCACTGTGAATGGCGCAATATACTTTGACGAAAGCTACACTGGAAATGTGGTTGTTTACTGCGGATGCGTAGGGTTGCTTCCGCTGAAAAAATTCAGGAAAAACGCTAAGCCTAATGACGTAATTGTTTTGGCTGGCGGAAAAACTGGACGCGACGGGATTCATGGAGTAACGTTTGCGTCTGCTGAGCTGACGGAGAAATCAGAGGAAGTTTCTAGACCGGCGGTTCA contains these protein-coding regions:
- the purM gene encoding phosphoribosylformylglycinamidine cyclo-ligase, with product MPREFTYTQAGVDRELRAESKKALQVLRETYRFSGYGEVVQLPYGNIFPFGADRYLDLVIEGVGTKVLVAQLADKYDTIGVDAVALAVNDVIRSGAKPLAVADNIHAQVSDPYLVREWLKGIAEGAVEAECVVPSGEIGDVAEVVKGLVEGKGFDMVVATIGVVTREKIIYGRNIKAGDSIIGLRSSGVHSNGVSLARKILFKKWGGMYEPHDIPEGLDREVVLEALEPMKIYVKPLLKVADVLKVKAAVHITGDAYLKFDNLARFSKGVGFEFDNFKPQPIFELIQKTASKLGKTITDEEMFKTFNMGWGFAVIVDKRDKDEAVDVLEKTGAQAEQIGNVTDNAGIKIHYRDKKIILKW
- the purS gene encoding phosphoribosylformylglycinamidine synthase subunit PurS, with the protein product MKYRLKIEVNLKPGHSDPEGETTERLLRELGYKVKTVNVGKVYRVILNADSRKEAEVKADEMCRRLLANPTKDNYTVTIEEEK